From one Acidobacteriota bacterium genomic stretch:
- a CDS encoding EAL domain-containing protein, whose product MDFPFNAGEKGQPTEELRLLGLAVDATNRAILILDEDRRIIYANHAFTDLFGYTRDEVTGKRPSEFLPGPDTDTATFERLRQGAWHNQVVHGDTLLYSKSGREIWVSASVSPIRDKDGQATNLVIVLVDITETKQIQNLQRVVLEAVASGLPLAGVADLICRRVEAISPGVYSSMLLVDDEGRLHPLAGPSLPQAYSASLGGRRIGARAGSCGTAAYLGKTVIVTDIGTDPLWDDFRSQALLLGFQACWSSPIKMRDGRVAGTFAFYYKEKRGPSAFEMELVSACLHLSMLAIETDDARQKIAQLSHFDTLTGLPNRQSLYDKASDLLPVEQGNETAFFALDLDHFKDINDTLGHSVGDRILIEAAYRLQKLTHPHGIVSRTEGDVFMIVLPNCNVSRASAMADRILDALRAPINVSGLSLSTSASIGISIAQDQMAPGIFAEQAVSAMQQAKSAGRACYYFYNPEQNQIAKDRLILGNALRSAFASESIHLVYQPKVQLKTLELTGVEALSRWNDALLGEIAPGKFIPLAEEIGQIEAIGYWSLREACRQMAAWRREGVAVPNVSVNLSPLHFLNRSLTAFIAGILAEFHLSASCLTIEITEGVMVGQNQESLATAMALHDIGVALSIDDFGTGFSSLSRLARLPVKELKLDDSFVRNIEEDPNAQAVATAVISIGHSLGITVVSEGVETEKQARLLERLGCEVAQGFLFGKPMRADEMEAYLAHRETRLSRDSD is encoded by the coding sequence ATGGATTTTCCTTTCAACGCTGGAGAGAAGGGGCAGCCAACGGAGGAGCTTCGACTTCTGGGGCTCGCCGTCGACGCGACCAATCGCGCCATCCTGATCCTCGATGAAGACCGGCGCATCATCTATGCGAATCACGCCTTCACCGATCTCTTCGGTTACACGCGCGATGAGGTTACAGGCAAGCGCCCCTCCGAGTTTCTTCCCGGGCCCGACACAGACACCGCTACCTTCGAGCGCCTGCGACAGGGCGCCTGGCACAATCAGGTCGTCCATGGCGATACGCTGCTGTACAGCAAATCGGGGCGCGAGATCTGGGTCTCGGCCAGCGTAAGTCCCATCAGGGACAAGGACGGCCAGGCAACGAACCTCGTCATCGTCCTCGTCGACATCACCGAGACCAAGCAGATTCAAAACCTGCAACGTGTCGTTCTCGAAGCCGTGGCCAGCGGTCTGCCGCTCGCAGGAGTTGCCGACCTGATCTGCCGCCGCGTCGAAGCCATCTCGCCCGGGGTGTATTCGTCCATGTTGCTGGTCGACGATGAAGGACGCCTTCACCCGCTCGCCGGCCCGAGTTTACCTCAAGCCTACTCAGCGTCGCTCGGCGGCCGGCGTATCGGTGCGCGCGCCGGATCATGCGGCACCGCAGCATACCTGGGCAAGACGGTCATCGTGACCGACATCGGCACGGACCCTCTTTGGGACGACTTCAGGTCTCAGGCGCTGCTTCTGGGCTTTCAGGCCTGCTGGTCGTCGCCCATCAAGATGCGCGACGGCCGTGTGGCCGGAACCTTCGCCTTCTACTACAAGGAAAAGCGCGGCCCCAGCGCCTTTGAGATGGAGCTGGTCTCGGCGTGTCTTCATCTCAGTATGCTGGCGATCGAGACCGACGACGCGCGGCAGAAGATCGCGCAGCTCTCGCACTTCGATACCCTGACCGGCCTGCCCAACCGGCAGTCGCTCTACGACAAGGCCAGCGACCTTCTTCCCGTCGAACAGGGCAACGAGACCGCCTTCTTCGCGCTCGACCTCGACCACTTCAAGGACATCAACGACACGCTGGGCCACTCCGTTGGCGATCGCATTCTCATCGAGGCGGCATATCGCCTGCAGAAGCTTACGCACCCGCACGGCATTGTGAGCAGGACCGAAGGCGATGTCTTTATGATTGTGCTGCCCAACTGCAACGTGTCGCGCGCCTCGGCGATGGCCGACAGGATTCTCGATGCTCTTCGAGCGCCCATCAACGTCTCAGGCCTCTCACTCTCAACCTCAGCCAGCATTGGCATCAGCATTGCACAGGACCAGATGGCGCCGGGAATCTTCGCAGAGCAGGCCGTCTCCGCGATGCAGCAGGCAAAGTCCGCTGGCCGCGCCTGCTACTACTTCTACAACCCGGAGCAGAACCAGATTGCGAAGGACCGTCTCATCCTTGGCAATGCGCTGCGTTCGGCGTTCGCCAGCGAATCGATCCACCTCGTCTATCAGCCGAAGGTGCAGCTCAAAACCCTGGAGCTGACTGGCGTCGAAGCGCTCAGCCGCTGGAACGATGCGCTGCTGGGAGAGATCGCGCCCGGCAAGTTCATCCCGCTTGCCGAAGAGATCGGCCAGATCGAAGCCATCGGCTACTGGAGCCTGCGCGAAGCCTGCCGCCAGATGGCCGCCTGGCGCAGGGAAGGAGTTGCTGTTCCCAATGTCTCCGTCAACCTGTCTCCGCTGCACTTTCTCAACCGCAGCCTGACGGCCTTCATCGCGGGTATTCTTGCGGAGTTCCATCTCTCTGCAAGCTGCCTGACGATTGAGATCACCGAGGGCGTCATGGTGGGCCAGAACCAGGAGAGCCTCGCCACCGCCATGGCGCTGCACGACATCGGCGTCGCGCTCTCGATCGACGACTTCGGCACCGGCTTCTCCAGCCTGTCGCGGCTGGCGCGGCTGCCGGTCAAAGAGCTGAAGCTCGACGACAGCTTCGTCCGCAACATCGAGGAAGACCCCAACGCGCAGGCCGTGGCCACCGCCGTCATCTCCATCGGCCACAGCCTGGGAATCACCGTCGTCTCCGAGGGCGTCGAGACGGAAAAACAGGCGCGGCTACTGGAACGATTAGGATGTGAGGTCGCTCAGGGATTTCTATTCGGCAAGCCAATGCGCGCAGATGAGATGGAAGCCTACCTCGCGCACAGAGAGACCAGGCTATCGAGAGATTCGGATTAG
- a CDS encoding metallophosphoesterase: protein MPRDLSTTLPQPVFNEGNITPDPTRFKVKHPSDTQQYKAIQNLLKKDTVGFESSRVAPDALFTLQEAYGPHGPEIVSSIKAAKKLVFHAAGDTGASNEGKYGNERNVADQVTQDCRTADAANRAMFFFHLGDVVYDFGESKYYYDQFYDPYRSYPGPIFAIPGNHDSFVIPNTPAGSTPLDTFTRNFCATAPTITPEAASLHRTAMTQPGVYFTLDAPFVRIIGLFSNALEDPGVISSEKGKWPGVPDVQLDFLAAQLARIKKEKYAGAVLLAMHHPPFSYSPPPKTPGTGGNHSGSPNMLAQIDTLCAQAGVYPHAVLSGHAHNYQRYSRIITFGGKDIEVPFIVCGDAGHNVNTMVKGRRGAPAQEPNFGTDVTYMESKTAAVKTKQLILKHYDDTNYGYLRITVDPSSLIIGFHQVGQSVPQSRVDMVTIDLKSHQVIGN from the coding sequence GTGCCCAGAGATCTTTCCACCACACTCCCCCAGCCAGTCTTCAACGAAGGCAACATCACCCCCGACCCAACGCGCTTCAAGGTCAAGCATCCGTCGGACACGCAGCAGTACAAGGCAATCCAGAACCTGCTGAAGAAAGACACCGTCGGCTTCGAGAGCTCGCGCGTGGCGCCGGACGCGCTGTTCACGTTGCAGGAGGCCTACGGCCCGCATGGCCCGGAGATCGTCTCCAGCATCAAGGCCGCAAAGAAGCTCGTCTTTCACGCGGCTGGCGACACCGGCGCTTCGAACGAGGGCAAGTACGGCAACGAAAGAAACGTCGCCGACCAGGTTACGCAGGACTGCCGCACTGCAGACGCCGCCAATCGCGCCATGTTCTTCTTCCACCTCGGCGATGTTGTCTACGACTTCGGCGAGTCGAAGTACTACTACGACCAGTTCTACGACCCGTACCGCAGCTACCCCGGACCGATCTTTGCCATACCGGGCAATCACGACTCATTCGTGATTCCGAACACACCGGCGGGAAGCACGCCGCTCGACACCTTTACGCGGAACTTCTGCGCCACGGCGCCGACCATCACACCCGAGGCCGCGTCGCTGCATCGCACGGCGATGACGCAGCCGGGAGTGTACTTCACGCTCGATGCGCCCTTCGTCCGCATCATCGGCCTGTTCAGCAATGCGCTGGAAGATCCCGGCGTCATCTCCAGCGAGAAAGGAAAGTGGCCCGGCGTTCCCGACGTGCAACTGGATTTTCTTGCGGCGCAACTGGCGCGCATCAAGAAGGAGAAGTATGCGGGCGCGGTGCTGCTTGCAATGCACCATCCTCCTTTCAGCTATTCGCCTCCACCGAAGACACCGGGAACGGGCGGCAACCACAGCGGCAGCCCGAACATGCTGGCGCAGATCGACACCCTCTGCGCGCAGGCAGGCGTCTATCCGCACGCGGTCCTCTCTGGCCACGCGCACAACTATCAGCGCTACTCGCGAATCATTACCTTTGGCGGAAAGGACATCGAAGTGCCCTTCATCGTATGCGGTGATGCCGGACACAATGTCAACACCATGGTGAAGGGCCGCCGTGGCGCGCCTGCGCAGGAGCCGAACTTCGGTACGGACGTCACCTATATGGAGTCAAAAACTGCTGCCGTCAAAACCAAACAGCTCATCCTGAAACACTACGACGACACGAACTACGGCTACCTGCGGATTACCGTCGATCCATCCAGCCTTATAATCGGCTTCCATCAGGTGGGCCAGTCCGTTCCGCAGTCGCGCGTGGATATGGTGACCATCGACCTGAAATCGCATCAGGTTATCGGCAACTGA
- a CDS encoding MGMT family protein, translating into MPRPPVSQDLKRRILKDALRKDEQRDDAFRRIIRSVPRGKVTTYGKVAAAAGYPLYHRAVAKLLRNAPLQGLPWQRIVGAGGEIKLRGEAAGEQRLLLEMEGVKFRGRRVNMALYEHTLRSWETLK; encoded by the coding sequence ATGCCACGCCCGCCTGTCTCGCAGGACCTCAAGCGCCGCATCCTCAAAGACGCCCTTCGCAAAGACGAGCAGCGCGACGATGCGTTCCGCCGCATCATCCGCTCTGTGCCGCGCGGCAAAGTGACAACCTACGGCAAGGTTGCAGCGGCGGCGGGTTATCCGCTGTACCATCGCGCCGTGGCGAAGCTGCTGCGCAACGCTCCGCTGCAAGGGCTGCCCTGGCAGCGCATTGTCGGCGCAGGCGGTGAGATCAAACTGCGCGGCGAAGCAGCAGGCGAACAGCGCCTGCTGCTGGAGATGGAGGGCGTCAAATTTCGCGGCAGGCGCGTCAATATGGCGCTCTACGAGCACACGCTGCGCAGTTGGGAGACGCTGAAATAG
- a CDS encoding biopolymer transporter ExbD, with the protein MSMSSGGSRGLSAEINVTPLIDVLLVLLIIFMVIQPALVQGLDALVPQPPKNERVEATPQPVVVQVVAGGSNGATYKINGVAFDKAAIEPKLTEIFAVRSSKVMFVKGDAGLDFSAVAEVIDDGHRAGVDNIGIVTARSSAALR; encoded by the coding sequence ATGAGCATGTCATCCGGTGGCAGCCGAGGTTTGAGTGCGGAGATCAACGTCACTCCGCTGATCGATGTACTTCTGGTGTTGTTGATCATCTTCATGGTCATACAGCCTGCATTGGTTCAGGGATTGGATGCGTTGGTGCCGCAGCCTCCGAAGAACGAGCGAGTGGAGGCAACTCCTCAGCCTGTTGTGGTTCAGGTTGTCGCGGGCGGCAGCAACGGTGCAACGTACAAGATCAACGGGGTCGCCTTCGATAAAGCAGCGATTGAGCCGAAGCTGACGGAGATCTTCGCAGTCAGAAGCAGTAAGGTCATGTTCGTCAAAGGCGACGCCGGCCTGGACTTCTCAGCGGTTGCGGAGGTGATCGACGATGGTCATCGGGCAGGAGTCGATAATATCGGCATCGTGACTGCGCGCTCGAGTGCTGCGCTCCGTTGA
- the ggt gene encoding gamma-glutamyltransferase, whose product MRRRSFIATLPLAAAGAASIARSVEAQSVSAPVASPPLEKFQPANAERFTRHDVHAGDRPSGASFATRSASMGRSGAAGTAHPIATLTAIEILKRGGSAADAAVAANACLGFLEPVSSGVGGDCYVLAWDPKQSKVVALAGSGRSPKSLSLETARSRAKNGALPALGAVAVSTPGAVDAWWNLHQRYGKLKWADLFEPAIHLATSGVPVPQTIGYYIKRNMAAFARPGAGIEEIANAFHTWAPNGKAPGEGDVFRNPDLARTYKLIAEGGRDAFYNGPIADTIDAYFKRIGGWLSKDDLKDQHAEWLDPLSTTYRGVEVFAMPANTQGLATLQMLNIIENFDLREMGFQSAQSLHTQIEAKRLAYEDRARYYADPHFAKIPIDWLKSKEYAKERAKLIKPDSILTPIYPGQAPAHGDTTYFTVADSDGLMISQIQSNFRGMGSGLVADGLGFMFQDRGQLFSLQDGHPNIYAPGKRPFQTIIPGFTCKDGKPWMSFGVMGGDMQPQGQSQIVINRVDYGLDIQAAGDSPRWHHEGSSQSMGEDPAGLGPKGILKLEHGVPEATQKALAALGWPMGASDGGFGRYECIEHRTSGNDRFYSAASEMRCDAVALAY is encoded by the coding sequence ATGCGCCGCCGTTCCTTCATCGCCACACTTCCACTCGCCGCCGCCGGGGCTGCATCCATCGCCAGGTCCGTCGAAGCTCAAAGCGTCAGCGCGCCCGTAGCCTCGCCGCCGCTCGAAAAATTTCAGCCCGCGAATGCAGAGCGCTTCACGCGCCACGACGTTCACGCAGGCGACCGCCCTTCCGGAGCGTCGTTCGCCACGCGCTCCGCATCCATGGGTCGTAGCGGAGCCGCAGGGACCGCGCACCCCATCGCCACGCTCACCGCCATCGAGATCCTCAAGCGCGGAGGCTCCGCCGCCGATGCTGCCGTCGCAGCCAACGCCTGCCTCGGCTTCCTCGAACCCGTCAGCTCCGGCGTCGGCGGCGACTGCTACGTGCTCGCGTGGGACCCGAAGCAATCGAAGGTCGTCGCGCTCGCCGGTTCAGGACGCTCGCCAAAATCTCTCTCGCTTGAGACTGCACGCTCTCGCGCAAAGAACGGCGCGCTGCCCGCGCTCGGCGCCGTCGCCGTCTCCACTCCCGGAGCAGTCGATGCGTGGTGGAACCTGCATCAGCGCTACGGCAAGCTGAAGTGGGCCGATCTCTTCGAGCCCGCGATCCATCTCGCCACATCGGGCGTACCCGTGCCGCAGACCATCGGCTATTACATCAAGCGCAACATGGCCGCCTTCGCGCGTCCCGGCGCGGGCATCGAAGAGATCGCCAACGCCTTCCACACCTGGGCTCCCAACGGCAAGGCCCCCGGCGAAGGCGACGTCTTCCGCAACCCCGACCTCGCGCGCACCTACAAGCTCATCGCCGAGGGCGGACGCGACGCCTTCTACAACGGCCCCATCGCCGACACCATCGACGCCTACTTCAAACGCATTGGAGGCTGGCTATCGAAGGATGATTTAAAGGACCAGCACGCCGAGTGGCTCGACCCGCTCTCCACCACCTATCGCGGGGTCGAGGTCTTCGCCATGCCCGCTAACACGCAGGGCCTCGCCACGCTGCAGATGCTCAACATCATCGAGAACTTCGACCTGCGCGAGATGGGCTTCCAGTCCGCGCAGTCGCTGCACACGCAGATCGAGGCCAAGCGCCTCGCCTACGAAGACCGCGCCCGCTACTACGCCGATCCACACTTCGCGAAGATCCCCATCGACTGGCTCAAGTCGAAGGAGTACGCGAAAGAGCGCGCGAAGCTCATCAAGCCAGACAGCATCCTCACGCCCATCTATCCCGGCCAGGCGCCCGCGCACGGCGACACAACGTACTTCACCGTCGCAGACTCCGACGGCCTGATGATCTCGCAGATCCAGTCGAACTTTCGCGGCATGGGCTCGGGCCTCGTCGCCGACGGACTCGGCTTCATGTTCCAGGACCGCGGCCAGCTCTTCTCGCTCCAGGACGGCCACCCCAACATCTACGCGCCGGGCAAGCGTCCCTTCCAGACCATCATCCCCGGCTTCACCTGCAAGGACGGCAAACCGTGGATGTCCTTCGGCGTCATGGGAGGAGACATGCAGCCGCAGGGCCAGTCGCAGATCGTCATCAACCGCGTCGACTACGGGCTCGACATTCAAGCAGCAGGCGACAGCCCACGCTGGCACCACGAAGGCTCGTCGCAGTCGATGGGCGAAGACCCGGCAGGCCTCGGGCCCAAGGGAATTCTCAAGCTCGAACACGGCGTCCCCGAAGCCACGCAGAAGGCGCTCGCCGCGCTCGGCTGGCCCATGGGCGCAAGCGACGGAGGCTTCGGCCGCTACGAGTGCATCGAGCACCGCACGAGCGGCAACGACCGCTTCTACTCCGCCGCCAGCGAGATGCGCTGCGATGCGGTGGCTCTGGCCTACTAA
- a CDS encoding arylsulfatase: MSYSAFRTLLSISAAALCTLHQPWLTAQEIDRTVLPIPPAPFRGTIGTTYATSTPSSSPLVEAPAGAPNVLLVLIDDAGFAQSGTFGGLIPTPTLDRLAQSGLRYTRFHVNAMCSPTRASLLTGRNHHNVGMGTITNWSTDYPGYDAAIPKSAALVSEVLGDNGYATAAIGKWHLIPEREVTLSGPFDHWPTHQGFNYYYGFLNGETSQWFPELTLGTQPVEMVAPPGRKDDYTLNEDLADHAIQWISSQRSLAPNKPFFLYLATGATHTPLQAPKAWIDKFKGQFDMGWDRYRELALERQKKLGVVPPDTKLTPRPASIPAWDSLSADQKKVSARLMEVFAGFMAQTDHEIGRVIDAIAATGQLDNTLIIYIAGDNGASLEGGLNGAVNAMSEINGIHQSTAEMLAKLDELGGPRTTPHYPVGWAWAGDAPFQWGKRIGSHLGATRDPLVISWPSRIKKAGEIRTQFEDVTDIVPTILEAAKVPQPVSVNGVKQQPVDGISMTSTFDSATAPGKRTTRVFEMMGNRAIYNDGWIAAARSGLLPWVYSTEPESMMKQPWELYHIDNDYSEADDLAQRMPARLHTMQTLFDTEAKKNHVYPLDPRIAGRQERPKQKHFTYYAKTGHLYLSLTPVYENHSHTITAYVDIPAGGANGVLLADGAEGGGFSLFLKDGRPTYTYNFFQRTITTIAAHDPLPPGPAKIRMQFDYDGGGIGKGATASLYVNDKLVDKARIERTVPLGFSFEDTFDIGEDSASPVGDYESPFPFTGTIRHIDFDILN; encoded by the coding sequence ATGTCCTACAGCGCCTTCCGCACGTTACTATCCATCTCCGCCGCCGCGCTCTGCACGCTCCACCAGCCCTGGCTTACGGCGCAGGAGATCGACCGCACTGTGCTCCCCATTCCTCCAGCTCCCTTTCGCGGCACCATCGGCACCACCTACGCGACTTCAACGCCTTCGTCCTCTCCTCTCGTTGAAGCGCCCGCCGGCGCGCCCAACGTTCTACTCGTCCTCATCGACGACGCGGGCTTTGCGCAGTCCGGCACCTTCGGCGGCCTCATCCCCACGCCGACGCTCGACCGCCTCGCCCAAAGCGGGCTTCGCTACACACGCTTCCACGTCAACGCGATGTGCTCGCCCACGCGCGCCTCGCTGCTCACCGGACGCAATCATCACAACGTCGGCATGGGCACCATCACCAACTGGAGCACCGACTATCCCGGCTACGACGCCGCCATTCCGAAGAGCGCCGCGCTCGTCTCCGAGGTGCTCGGCGACAACGGATATGCGACCGCCGCCATCGGCAAGTGGCACCTCATCCCCGAGCGCGAGGTCACGCTCTCCGGCCCCTTCGATCACTGGCCCACGCACCAGGGCTTCAACTACTACTACGGCTTCCTCAACGGCGAGACCAGCCAGTGGTTCCCCGAACTCACACTTGGAACCCAGCCCGTCGAGATGGTCGCGCCGCCCGGCCGCAAAGACGACTACACCCTCAACGAAGACCTCGCCGACCACGCCATCCAGTGGATCAGTTCGCAGCGATCGCTCGCGCCCAACAAGCCCTTCTTCCTCTACCTCGCGACCGGCGCAACGCACACGCCGCTGCAAGCGCCGAAGGCATGGATCGACAAATTCAAGGGCCAGTTCGATATGGGGTGGGACCGCTATCGCGAGCTCGCGCTCGAGCGGCAGAAGAAGCTCGGCGTCGTTCCGCCTGACACAAAGCTGACTCCGCGACCAGCCTCCATCCCCGCGTGGGACTCGCTCTCCGCCGATCAGAAGAAAGTGTCCGCGCGGCTGATGGAGGTCTTCGCCGGGTTCATGGCGCAGACTGACCACGAGATTGGCCGCGTCATCGACGCCATCGCCGCGACCGGCCAGCTCGACAACACACTCATCATCTACATCGCAGGAGACAACGGCGCCAGCCTTGAGGGCGGGCTTAACGGAGCCGTCAACGCCATGAGCGAGATCAACGGCATCCATCAGAGCACCGCCGAGATGCTCGCGAAGCTCGACGAGCTTGGCGGCCCGCGCACCACGCCGCACTATCCCGTCGGATGGGCGTGGGCCGGCGACGCTCCGTTTCAGTGGGGCAAGCGCATCGGCTCGCACCTCGGCGCGACGCGCGACCCGCTCGTCATCTCGTGGCCCAGCCGCATCAAAAAAGCCGGCGAGATTCGCACCCAGTTCGAGGACGTGACCGACATCGTGCCCACCATCCTCGAAGCCGCGAAGGTTCCGCAGCCCGTCTCCGTCAACGGCGTAAAGCAGCAGCCGGTGGACGGCATCAGCATGACGTCGACCTTCGACTCGGCCACCGCGCCCGGCAAGCGCACAACGCGGGTCTTCGAGATGATGGGCAACCGCGCTATCTACAACGACGGATGGATCGCCGCCGCGCGCAGCGGCCTGCTGCCGTGGGTCTACTCCACCGAGCCCGAGAGCATGATGAAGCAGCCCTGGGAGCTGTACCACATCGACAACGACTACTCCGAGGCCGACGATCTCGCACAGAGGATGCCCGCCAGGCTGCACACGATGCAGACGCTCTTCGACACCGAGGCGAAGAAGAACCACGTCTATCCGCTCGACCCGCGCATCGCCGGAAGGCAGGAGCGTCCGAAGCAGAAGCACTTCACCTACTACGCGAAGACGGGGCACCTCTACCTCTCGCTCACGCCCGTCTACGAGAACCACTCGCACACCATCACCGCCTACGTCGACATTCCCGCCGGTGGAGCGAACGGCGTTCTGCTCGCCGATGGCGCCGAGGGCGGCGGCTTCTCGCTCTTCCTCAAGGACGGCCGCCCCACCTACACCTACAACTTCTTCCAGCGCACGATCACGACCATCGCCGCGCATGACCCGCTTCCTCCCGGCCCGGCGAAGATTCGTATGCAGTTCGACTACGACGGCGGCGGTATAGGCAAGGGCGCGACCGCCTCGCTCTACGTCAACGACAAGCTCGTCGACAAGGCGCGTATCGAGCGCACCGTCCCGCTCGGCTTCTCCTTCGAGGACACCTTCGACATCGGCGAAGACAGCGCCTCGCCAGTCGGCGACTACGAGAGCCCGTTCCCGTTCACCGGAACCATTCGTCACATCGACTTCGACATCCTCAATTAG
- a CDS encoding sulfatase-like hydrolase/transferase → MQRRELLKSLGAAAAASTLAAANTQAQSASKKRPPSPARPNILVFLTDDHGQWLQQAYGNSEVHTPNMSRIARSGVRMANAFTTCPVCSPARASFFTGRMPSQHGIHDWIEETKQAYAYPWLKGQTLISELMRSAGYHTGLVGKWHCGEEREPHPGFDSWFSYWINQYPHNGKQQFSDNGKQVVVEGLQSPLLTEQALNFLRSHYAERQTQTKPFFLFVGYTDTHSPHTDMPSDIVAKYNDATFRDIPRERFAAAHGKTAIPVSSDPAVERTKHAQYYAAASAIDREVGRVLDELESRGQLDNTLVVYTGDHGLNAGHHGFWEKGNATIPQNFIEESIRVPCAIAWPNGGVPRDLVSDLAVNHCDLFATLLEVAGASPNAETARTINSPGKSYLPHLRGKSTPHDDTIFCEYGNARMMRSAGYKLILRYPFRGVGFPNELYDLKADPRETENLYAQPQHATRIEQMTAVLNRFFATYRVAEHDALDLDHQPLATPASPWLLALKQ, encoded by the coding sequence GTGCAACGCAGAGAACTTCTTAAATCGTTAGGCGCGGCAGCAGCAGCTTCGACCCTCGCCGCCGCCAACACTCAGGCGCAGAGTGCCTCGAAGAAGAGGCCGCCATCTCCCGCGCGACCCAACATCCTCGTCTTCCTCACCGACGACCACGGCCAGTGGCTCCAGCAGGCGTATGGAAACTCCGAGGTTCATACGCCCAACATGAGCCGCATCGCGCGCAGCGGCGTCCGCATGGCCAACGCATTTACGACGTGCCCCGTCTGCTCGCCCGCGCGGGCGAGCTTCTTCACCGGACGCATGCCCTCGCAGCACGGCATCCATGACTGGATCGAGGAGACGAAGCAGGCCTACGCCTATCCCTGGCTCAAGGGCCAGACGCTCATCTCCGAGCTGATGCGCAGCGCCGGATACCACACCGGCCTCGTCGGCAAGTGGCACTGCGGCGAAGAGCGCGAGCCGCACCCCGGCTTCGACTCCTGGTTCAGCTACTGGATCAACCAGTACCCGCACAACGGCAAGCAGCAGTTCTCCGACAACGGCAAGCAGGTCGTCGTCGAGGGCCTTCAGTCGCCTCTGCTTACAGAACAGGCGCTCAACTTTCTGCGCTCGCACTACGCGGAGCGGCAAACACAAACGAAGCCGTTCTTTCTCTTCGTCGGCTACACCGACACGCACTCGCCGCACACCGACATGCCCTCCGACATCGTCGCAAAGTACAACGATGCAACCTTCCGCGACATCCCTCGCGAGCGCTTCGCCGCCGCCCACGGCAAGACGGCCATCCCCGTCTCGTCCGATCCCGCCGTCGAGCGGACGAAGCACGCGCAATACTACGCGGCGGCCTCCGCCATCGACCGCGAGGTCGGCCGCGTCCTCGACGAGTTGGAGTCGCGCGGCCAGCTCGACAACACGCTCGTCGTCTACACCGGCGACCACGGCCTCAACGCCGGTCATCACGGCTTCTGGGAGAAGGGCAACGCCACCATCCCGCAAAACTTCATCGAGGAGTCGATCCGCGTTCCCTGCGCCATCGCATGGCCCAACGGCGGTGTGCCGCGCGATCTCGTCTCCGATCTCGCCGTCAATCACTGCGACCTCTTCGCCACGCTGCTCGAAGTCGCAGGCGCATCTCCCAACGCAGAGACCGCGCGCACAATCAACTCGCCGGGCAAGTCGTACCTCCCTCACCTGCGCGGCAAATCCACGCCCCACGACGACACCATCTTCTGCGAGTACGGCAACGCCCGCATGATGCGCAGCGCAGGCTACAAGCTCATCCTGCGCTATCCGTTTCGCGGCGTCGGCTTCCCCAACGAGCTCTACGACCTCAAGGCCGACCCGCGCGAGACCGAAAACCTCTACGCGCAGCCGCAACACGCCACTCGCATCGAGCAGATGACGGCCGTGCTCAACCGCTTCTTCGCAACCTACCGCGTAGCGGAGCACGACGCGCTGGACCTCGACCACCAGCCGCTGGCAACACCCGCAAGCCCCTGGCTGCTGGCACTAAAACAATAA
- a CDS encoding SRPBCC family protein — protein sequence MSSKNAAGQPFVYVIYIRTTAEKLWEALTSSDFTRRYWCEVTHDTTWKTGTPWALKTPDGRVADTGKVVEFDPPRRLVVTWQHELMPQFKTKGHSQCTFELEPAADAVKLTVTHALGTMDAADANTPKFFESIGGGWPAILSSLKSLLETGDALEATKHWPKDM from the coding sequence ATGAGTTCCAAAAATGCCGCCGGCCAGCCCTTCGTTTACGTCATCTACATCCGCACCACCGCCGAAAAACTGTGGGAAGCGCTCACCAGCTCCGACTTCACCCGCCGTTACTGGTGTGAGGTCACGCACGACACCACATGGAAGACCGGAACCCCGTGGGCGCTCAAGACTCCCGACGGCCGCGTCGCTGACACAGGCAAGGTCGTCGAGTTCGATCCGCCGCGCCGGCTCGTCGTCACCTGGCAGCACGAGTTGATGCCCCAGTTCAAGACCAAAGGCCACTCACAGTGCACCTTTGAACTTGAGCCTGCCGCCGATGCCGTCAAACTCACCGTTACGCACGCTCTTGGCACCATGGATGCCGCCGACGCCAACACGCCGAAGTTCTTCGAGTCCATCGGCGGAGGCTGGCCCGCCATCCTGTCGAGCCTCAAGAGCCTGCTCGAAACCGGAGATGCCCTCGAGGCCACCAAACACTGGCCCAAAGATATGTAA
- a CDS encoding helix-turn-helix transcriptional regulator codes for MNADIVFKALADLSRRQLLDRLFARNGQTLNELCVGLDMTRQAVTKHLRILETANLVVTRKRGRDKLHFLNPVPIHQIADRWINKYERMPLRTLADLKHSLESARPRKGDAS; via the coding sequence ATGAACGCCGACATCGTCTTCAAGGCGCTCGCCGACCTCAGCCGCCGTCAGCTTCTCGACCGCCTCTTCGCTCGCAACGGTCAGACGCTGAACGAACTCTGTGTCGGTCTGGACATGACGCGGCAGGCAGTGACCAAGCACCTCCGCATCCTCGAGACAGCGAACCTCGTCGTCACCCGCAAGCGTGGCCGCGACAAACTCCACTTCCTCAACCCCGTACCCATCCACCAGATCGCCGATCGCTGGATCAACAAGTATGAGCGCATGCCCCTGCGCACGCTCGCCGATCTCAAACATTCACTTGAATCCGCACGCCCACGCAAAGGAGATGCCTCATGA